GAAAATCCACTGCTGGCGCTGGACTACGCCAGCCATGGGCTGAGCAGCATCAGTACGCTGAGTGCCGCGCAGCCGGTCAGTCGCGCCGCGCAAACGCTGATGCCGGCGCAGGGCGTGCGTTATTACACCTTCGCCGGCAAGCTGCCAGGCGCCAACCCGCCCGGCGACGGCATCGTGCCGTTGCAAAGCGCGCTCATCGCCGGTGCCGTGTCGACCACGGTGGTGAAAGACGGCCACCAGCTCTACCTCAACGATGAAGTGCTGGCGAAGATCGTGGATATCCTCCGCCAGCCCTGAGGCCGGTTCAGTGCGAGGCGAGCGTTGGCAGGGCTGGTGCCAGCGACGAGGTCTGCGGCAGCGGCAACTTGATCGGATCCTGCGGACCGACGATGGCCCAGACCAGCAGGGTGGCTGGCCGGTTGCCTGCGTTGCGGGTCACCAGATGATGGGCGCGCGGCGGCTCGTACCAGCTCTGGCCGGCTGTGTACGTCTTCGGCTCCTGTCCTTCGAGCTGGGATGTCACCGCGCCTTCAAGCACGTAGGCAAAGATGGAGCCGGGGTGCAGGTGCGGTGCCGCGCTCTGGCCGGGAGCGAGCGTGACCGTGGCCATCATCACGTTCTTGCCCGGTACGTCGGCCAGCGCTTGCTTCATCAATGGCTGGACGAGCTCCTCGCCACCATCGTGAGCCCATGCGCTACCGGCCATGCCGATAGTCGCGGCTAGCGAAAACAGCAGCGAGGCAAAGGGTGAAAACGAAGTCTTCATGGTGGCGTTGCTCCGTTCAGGCCGGCAGCTTGCGGAAGGCGATCGCGAAGCGGTTCCAGCCGTTGATGGCGACGACCAGCAAGGTCAGGTCGGCCAGGTCTTCCTCGGAAAAATGGGGCTGCACGGCCTGCCACACGCTGTCGGGCACATGGTTGCCGGCGATCAGGGTGAGCGATTCGGTCCATTCCAGTGCGGCGCGTTCGCGATCGGTGAAGAACGGCGTTTCGCGCCATACGCTGAGCGTGGCAAGGCGGCGCTCGTTCTCGCCGGCTTTGCGCGCATCCGTCGAATGCATGTCCACGCAGTACGCACAACCGTTGATCTGGGACGCGCGCAGGCGGACCAGTTCGATCAGCGACTTTTCCAGGCCGCTTTTGCCGATGCGCTGTTCCAGGCCCACCATCGCCTTGATGGCTTCGGGGCTGGCCTTGTAGAAGTCGAGACGCTGGTTCATGGCGTGATCCTCGTGACGGGTTCGGTAGGGAAGGTAAAGTCAGGTTAGACTTCCCACTGGCCTTCTTGAATGTCCATTTTCAGGAGAATTGAGGTAGCCACTGATGGACATCCAGCTCAACATAGTGGGCCGGCGTGATCTGGCCGGGCAGCTCTACCAGCAACTGCGTGCCGCCATCGTCGATGGGCGTATCGCCGCAGGCTCGCGCCTGCCGTCCACGCGCAACCTTGCCGACCAGCTCGGCGTGTCGCGCAAGACCACGCTGGAAGTGTTCGAGCGACTGACCGCCGAAGGGTTTCTGCAGGGCCGGCAGGGCGACGGTACCTTTGTCGCCGAAGGCATGGCCGCGATGCCGCCGCCGGCGCGTGCGCGGGGCACCGTGTCGCCCCGGCCGGCCAAGGTCTGGCAGCGTGTTCCCGACGCACTCTCGCTGCCCAAACCGGGCGAGCGCCTGCGCTACGACTATCTGGGTGGCGTTACCGACAAGTCGCTTTTCCACGTGGATGCCTGGCGCAAGTGCGTGGCCCATGCCTTGCGCATGCAGGCACGTGGCCGTGGCATATACCGCGACCCGGCGGGCGAACAGGAACTGCGGCTGGCCATAGCCCGCTACATCGGTTTCAGCCGTGGCGTGGTGTGCAACTGGACGGACGTGATCGTGACGCAGGGTGCGCAACAGGCGGTAGACCTGGCAGCACGGGTGATGGTTGACCGAGGCGACGTGGTGGCCGTGGAAGACCCGGGCTATCCGCCGGCACGCAGCAGCCTGCTGGCGCTGGGGGCGCGGGTGAAGCCGGTTCGCGTGGACCGCGAAGGCCTTTGCGTGGACGAGCTTCCCGACAACGCGCGGCTCGTCTACGTGACGCCGTCGCACCAGTTTCCCCTGGGCATGCCCATGAGCCTGGAGCGGCGCATGGCCCTGCTGGAATGGGCGGCGCGTCGCGGGGCGCTGGTGGTGGAGGACGACTACGACGGCGAATTCCGCTTCGAAGGCCGGCCGATGGAGTCGCTCAAGAGCCTGGACCGAAGCGGCGTGGTGGCCTACGTCGGCACGTTTTCCAAGACGCTGTTCCCGGAGTTGCGCACCGGCTAC
The nucleotide sequence above comes from Dyella telluris. Encoded proteins:
- a CDS encoding cupin domain-containing protein, whose amino-acid sequence is MKTSFSPFASLLFSLAATIGMAGSAWAHDGGEELVQPLMKQALADVPGKNVMMATVTLAPGQSAAPHLHPGSIFAYVLEGAVTSQLEGQEPKTYTAGQSWYEPPRAHHLVTRNAGNRPATLLVWAIVGPQDPIKLPLPQTSSLAPALPTLASH
- a CDS encoding carboxymuconolactone decarboxylase family protein: MNQRLDFYKASPEAIKAMVGLEQRIGKSGLEKSLIELVRLRASQINGCAYCVDMHSTDARKAGENERRLATLSVWRETPFFTDRERAALEWTESLTLIAGNHVPDSVWQAVQPHFSEEDLADLTLLVVAINGWNRFAIAFRKLPA
- a CDS encoding PLP-dependent aminotransferase family protein codes for the protein MDIQLNIVGRRDLAGQLYQQLRAAIVDGRIAAGSRLPSTRNLADQLGVSRKTTLEVFERLTAEGFLQGRQGDGTFVAEGMAAMPPPARARGTVSPRPAKVWQRVPDALSLPKPGERLRYDYLGGVTDKSLFHVDAWRKCVAHALRMQARGRGIYRDPAGEQELRLAIARYIGFSRGVVCNWTDVIVTQGAQQAVDLAARVMVDRGDVVAVEDPGYPPARSSLLALGARVKPVRVDREGLCVDELPDNARLVYVTPSHQFPLGMPMSLERRMALLEWAARRGALVVEDDYDGEFRFEGRPMESLKSLDRSGVVAYVGTFSKTLFPELRTGYVVPPASLATDFLKARQINDWHGCTLTQTALARYMLDGEFGRHIRRVQKHYAQRRDALLQHLAGPLLDWLEPIAPAAGIHMAALLRPGLTEDALIATARKASIALYGIRGFHAGRRVRPGLLFGYGDTPVDDIHASMERLAALLGGRG